One segment of Chthoniobacterales bacterium DNA contains the following:
- a CDS encoding DUF4870 domain-containing protein → MDETPPPIPPVSAPPAGKDDKLWIVLCHLSLLLGIGFILPLVVYLVKRHDSPLVADHAREALNFHISVYLYAFVSMLLVMIFIGILLLPILAIGSIVCSILAAVRASEGRFYRYPLTLRLVS, encoded by the coding sequence ATGGATGAGACTCCGCCGCCGATTCCTCCCGTCTCCGCTCCTCCTGCCGGTAAGGACGACAAGCTGTGGATCGTGCTCTGCCACCTTTCCCTCCTGCTGGGAATCGGTTTCATCCTGCCGCTCGTCGTTTATCTCGTGAAACGCCACGACTCACCGCTGGTGGCGGACCACGCCCGCGAGGCGCTCAACTTTCATATCAGCGTCTATCTCTACGCCTTCGTCTCGATGCTGCTCGTCATGATTTTCATCGGAATCCTGCTGCTTCCCATCCTGGCAATCGGGTCGATCGTTTGTTCGATCCTTGCCGCCGTGCGTGCCTCCGAGGGCCGGTTCTACCGCTATCCCCTCACCCTGCGCCTCGTCTCGTAA
- a CDS encoding YoaK family protein yields the protein MNDARDFPLAIRLLLLSLAAGCVDAIAFIDAGVFPANMTGNSVVLAIAISHGGGAALAGIAFGGFCAGAAVGSWLVAAPRPGWSSRISMALALAAALVLASAGVIALSGGQFLPGLVAATSAAMGLQSAAVQQVGVSGVSTVFVTGTLTTGISRLVRKIRGPMSDLPPARETPWLPLLTWAAYFGGAVLGGLNHRLPGGVAIALPGLLLVAVVILAERTRQRAGK from the coding sequence GTGAACGACGCGCGTGACTTTCCGCTGGCCATTCGTCTGCTCCTCCTCAGTCTCGCGGCCGGTTGCGTGGATGCGATCGCCTTCATCGATGCCGGGGTTTTCCCGGCCAACATGACCGGGAACTCGGTCGTGCTCGCAATCGCGATCTCTCATGGCGGTGGCGCAGCCCTCGCCGGCATCGCCTTCGGCGGATTTTGCGCGGGAGCGGCGGTGGGCTCCTGGCTGGTGGCCGCGCCCAGGCCGGGGTGGTCATCCCGGATCAGCATGGCGCTGGCTCTCGCCGCCGCATTGGTGCTCGCGAGCGCCGGAGTGATCGCCCTGAGTGGCGGCCAGTTTCTTCCCGGTCTCGTCGCGGCAACATCGGCGGCCATGGGCCTGCAAAGCGCCGCCGTGCAGCAGGTCGGTGTCTCGGGCGTCTCCACGGTCTTTGTCACCGGCACGCTCACGACGGGAATTAGCCGGCTCGTCCGGAAAATTCGGGGGCCAATGTCCGATCTGCCGCCCGCCCGGGAGACGCCCTGGCTTCCCCTCCTCACCTGGGCCGCGTATTTCGGGGGGGCGGTGCTGGGCGGCTTAAACCACCGCCTGCCCGGCGGCGTGGCCATTGCGCTGCCTGGCCTGCTCCTCGTAGCGGTGGTGATTCTCGCGGAGCGGACGCGGCAGCGCGCCGGCAAGTAG
- a CDS encoding BLUF domain-containing protein, which translates to MDFPPERDLFQLTFVSSATRLLSNQELANLLVTCRRNNERRGITGLLLYHEGNFLEVIEGARETIEWLYRERLLKDSRHRNVICLLRGPTTRRSFPDWSMGYRKTAETTHPETLPGFNDLLEECRAPDVAFPDLSVQLRTFLRSFYRSSGLTNTLWSSV; encoded by the coding sequence ATGGATTTCCCTCCCGAGCGCGACCTTTTCCAACTGACATTCGTGAGTTCGGCGACCCGCCTTCTCTCGAATCAGGAGCTCGCGAATTTGCTCGTGACCTGTCGGAGAAACAACGAGCGACGAGGCATCACCGGCCTGTTGCTTTACCACGAAGGGAATTTCCTCGAGGTCATCGAGGGAGCGCGGGAGACGATCGAATGGCTTTACCGCGAACGCCTTCTGAAGGATTCGCGCCATCGGAATGTCATCTGCCTGCTGAGAGGCCCCACGACGCGGCGATCGTTTCCGGACTGGAGCATGGGATACCGAAAAACGGCCGAGACAACGCATCCGGAGACCTTGCCGGGATTCAACGACCTGCTGGAGGAGTGCCGCGCGCCCGACGTGGCCTTTCCCGATCTCTCGGTTCAGCTGCGGACTTTCCTGCGCAGCTTTTACCGATCCTCCGGCCTGACGAACACGCTCTGGTCGTCGGTGTAA
- a CDS encoding alpha/beta hydrolase, producing MSTITTQDGTEIYYKDWGSGEPVVFSHGWPLNGDAWENQMMFLASHGYRCIAHDRRGHGRSSQPWDGNEMDTYADDLLALFEALDLTGVTMIGHSTGGGEVARFIGRHGTSRVAKAVLVGAVPPLMVKTEANPGGLPIEVFDGFRAAFLADRAQFFMDVASGPFYGFNRAGAKVSQGLIHTWWMQGMMCGAKNAYDCIKAFSETDFTEDLKKFDVPTLIIHGDDDQIVPIGASALAAVKLVPNATLKIYPGGTHALGDTSKDQLNADLLAFLKS from the coding sequence ATGAGCACCATTACGACGCAGGACGGCACGGAAATCTATTACAAGGACTGGGGCTCGGGAGAGCCGGTGGTGTTCAGCCACGGCTGGCCGCTCAATGGCGACGCCTGGGAGAACCAGATGATGTTTCTCGCCTCTCACGGATACCGCTGCATCGCGCATGATCGCCGCGGCCACGGGCGCTCGAGCCAGCCCTGGGACGGCAACGAGATGGACACCTACGCCGATGATCTGCTGGCCCTTTTCGAGGCGCTCGACCTCACGGGAGTGACGATGATCGGCCATTCCACCGGCGGCGGCGAGGTGGCGCGGTTCATCGGTCGACACGGCACCTCGCGGGTGGCGAAGGCGGTGCTCGTGGGCGCGGTGCCCCCGTTGATGGTGAAGACCGAGGCAAATCCCGGCGGCCTGCCGATCGAGGTCTTCGACGGCTTCCGCGCCGCCTTTCTGGCGGATCGCGCCCAGTTTTTCATGGATGTGGCGAGCGGCCCCTTCTACGGCTTCAACCGGGCCGGCGCAAAGGTCTCGCAGGGCCTCATCCACACCTGGTGGATGCAGGGAATGATGTGCGGCGCGAAGAACGCGTATGACTGCATCAAGGCGTTTTCGGAAACGGACTTCACGGAGGACCTCAAGAAGTTCGACGTGCCGACGCTCATCATTCACGGCGACGACGATCAGATCGTGCCGATCGGCGCCTCGGCGCTGGCGGCGGTGAAACTCGTGCCGAACGCGACGCTCAAGATCTACCCCGGCGGCACGCACGCTCTCGGGGACACGAGCAAGGACCAGCTCAACGCCGATTTGCTGGCCTTTCTAAAAAGCTGA